In Paenibacillus durus, the DNA window CGGTTGTCCGGCGTGAACCAGGGATTGCAGGAACGTAACGGCAACAACCGGGTCAAAGGCCCCCGCCCGGAACGGTTGTCCGGCGTGAACCGAGGATTGCACCTTACCGGTGGGGCCGGCGGCATGGGGTTAACAGGGATGGAGGAGCGTACCCGGCTGGTTGGCGGAACGTTTGAGGTCCGGGCTGCTTATCCCTTCACTGTCATAACAAAGCTGCCGGTTTATAAGCAAAGTGAGATTATGTAGAGCGGCAGAGCAGATTTCTTACAGAAAGGGGAACTTCCAAGCATGATTAAAGTCGTAATCGTGGACGACGATTCTTTTATACGGGAAAGTCTGAAGGTGCTCGTTGGCATGGACCCGGATATTCAGGTAACGGGGGCCGCAGGAGATGGCGGCGAGGCGCTGAAGCTGCTGGAAAGCGGGGCGGAAGCCGATATCGTGCTGATGGATATCCGCATGCCCGGCATTAACGGCGTAGAGGGCACGCGGCTGATCAAACAGCGTTATCCGCAGGCTGCCGTGCTGATGCTGACCACCTTCGACGATGATGAATATATTATCGAGGCGCTCAAAGGCGGAGCCAGCGGCTATCTGCTCAAAAACATCCCCCCGGACCGCATTATCCA includes these proteins:
- a CDS encoding response regulator; the encoded protein is MIKVVIVDDDSFIRESLKVLVGMDPDIQVTGAAGDGGEALKLLESGAEADIVLMDIRMPGINGVEGTRLIKQRYPQAAVLMLTTFDDDEYIIEALKGGASGYLLKNIPPDRIIQGIKTVHEGNMLIHPDIARKLANFLQPAAGNTSPCPLESYGLTKTEQSVVKAIAEGHSNKEIAAELFLSEGTVKNYITEILSKLRLRDRTQIAIFYLKNGR